One Nitrospirae bacterium CG2_30_53_67 genomic window, AGCACTTGTCCACCTTGCCTTTTTTCTCGTCGTAGTATCGGGCATGGTATGGACACGCAGCCATGCACGCCTTGCAGCCGATGCAACGATCCGGGTTGATGGCAATGATCCCGTTCTCCTCTTGGTAGGTGGCCTCGGTGGGGCAGGCCGCAACACACGGCGGATTCTCACAGTGCATGCAGTTCCCCGGTTCAAAATCCATTTTGAGATCCGGGAATTTCCCGTTGGGCCCGTGCTCATAGACCCAGGCTCGGCTGTGCCCGACGGGGACGCCGTTTTCGGCCTTGCAGCCCACCATGCAGGCATTGCAGTCAATGCACTTCGAAAGATCAATGACAAAGGCATAACGTTTATTTTTATTCTCGCTCATAATAGACATCCCTTTCTACACAGCAGCCTTGGATACGGTGACCATGGTTTGAGAAAGCGCCTGGGACCCGCTGACACGATCGCTGATACTCTCATGCACGTCGGAGTCGAGCGCCCCTTTGCCGTAAGCGGTGGACAGCCCTTTAGCCTTGTGACCAAAACCGAAATTCATCCAGACGCAGTCCGGACGGATCCCTTCTGTAACTTTTGCCTTGAGTGTCACCTTCCCGACCTTGCTCTCTACGGTGACCATGTCCCCGTCTTTGATCCCCCGGGACGATGCCGACGCCGTATGGATCCAGAGATGATTTTCGGGGACGAATTCGGCCAGCCACTGGTTGTTCTGCGTGGAGGACTGGGTATGGTGGGCCACCTTGCCTGAAAGGAGATAAAACTGATTCGCCTCGGGTTTGGGCAGGTCCTTCCACTTCGGGACCGCATCAAACCCGACCTGGCTGAGAGGAGCGGAAACAATTTCTATCTTCCCGCTGGGCGTCTGGAAGACATCCTTCTCAGGCTTCTTGCCCTCCTCATGCCGGGCAGGAACCTCGTAATATCCCTTCTTCTTCAGATCGTCCAACGTGACCTTGAACGGCTTCAACTGGGCATTGAGATACTCGTCTTCGTTTTTGTAATTGAAGAACTCATTCAGACCGACCCGGTCCCCCAGCAGTTTGAAGATCTCGAGTCCGGACTTGGTGTCGTAGAGCGGCGGCACCACCGGCTGCCTCAGGAAGACCTTGC contains:
- a CDS encoding 4Fe-4S ferredoxin; protein product: MSENKNKRYAFVIDLSKCIDCNACMVGCKAENGVPVGHSRAWVYEHGPNGKFPDLKMDFEPGNCMHCENPPCVAACPTEATYQEENGIIAINPDRCIGCKACMAACPYHARYYDEKKGKVDKCSFCEHRLKAGLDTACVHTCMTGARQAGDIHDPKSEVSKLLAKHKHHVKLKEKGTGPAIYYI